One window from the genome of Candidatus Didemnitutus sp. encodes:
- a CDS encoding rRNA pseudouridine synthase has translation MEPVRIQKFIADSGLCSRRAAEALIAAGEVYVNGEKAELGRKVEPGVDKVTVRGKAVRSTAQPKVTLAMHKPRGLVCSNSDPHAEDGTIFDLLPREWRKLRLFCAGRLDKDSEGLLILTTDGELANKLMHPSNTVVKRYHVILERPFPAGKVGQLLKGVKVENEHLQVEHALLLNPNRDKLSTSLDVHLHHGKKREIRQLFLAFGFPVKRLRRYQIGALRLKGIPLRGVKQLSTKEISLLFATPRAIPEQPAFTDHED, from the coding sequence ATGGAACCCGTTCGCATTCAGAAATTCATCGCCGATTCCGGCCTGTGCTCCCGCCGGGCGGCCGAGGCGTTGATCGCCGCGGGCGAGGTTTACGTGAACGGCGAAAAGGCCGAGCTCGGCCGCAAGGTCGAACCCGGAGTCGACAAGGTCACCGTGCGCGGCAAAGCGGTGCGCTCCACCGCGCAGCCAAAAGTCACGCTCGCGATGCACAAGCCCCGCGGCCTCGTCTGCTCGAACAGCGACCCGCACGCCGAGGACGGCACGATCTTCGACCTGCTGCCGCGCGAGTGGCGCAAGCTCCGGCTCTTCTGCGCCGGCCGTCTCGACAAGGACAGCGAGGGCCTGCTCATCCTCACCACCGACGGCGAGCTCGCGAACAAGCTCATGCACCCGTCCAACACGGTCGTGAAGCGCTACCATGTGATCCTCGAGCGCCCCTTCCCCGCCGGCAAAGTCGGCCAGCTGCTCAAGGGCGTGAAGGTCGAGAACGAGCACCTCCAGGTCGAGCACGCGCTCCTGCTCAACCCGAACCGCGACAAGCTCTCCACCTCGCTCGACGTCCACCTGCACCACGGCAAGAAGCGCGAGATTCGGCAGCTCTTCCTTGCGTTCGGTTTTCCCGTAAAGCGCCTGCGTCGCTACCAGATCGGCGCGCTGCGGCTCAAAGGAATCCCGTTGCGCGGGGTGAAACAACTTTCTACGAAGGAAATCTCACTGCTCTTCGCGACGCCCCGCGCGATTCCCGAACAGCCCGCGTTCACCGACCATGAAGATTAA
- a CDS encoding RidA family protein, with translation MALYQTMSRLIITTPNAPTPPPTYSQAVKAAGLVFVSGTAPSDPSTGTITATTIQDQTRQCLTNIAAILTASGSSVEKIVSATVILADEADFAGMNEEWVRWFPQNPPARQGAKLPVKAPGLKISVAVIAEA, from the coding sequence TTGGCGCTCTATCAAACAATGAGCCGATTAATCATCACCACCCCCAACGCACCGACGCCCCCACCTACCTACAGCCAAGCGGTGAAGGCGGCGGGGCTTGTTTTTGTCTCCGGCACGGCACCAAGCGACCCGTCCACAGGGACAATTACCGCCACGACCATCCAGGACCAGACACGCCAGTGCCTCACCAACATCGCTGCCATACTGACTGCGTCCGGCAGCTCCGTTGAAAAGATCGTCAGTGCGACAGTCATTTTGGCGGACGAAGCGGATTTCGCCGGAATGAACGAAGAATGGGTGCGCTGGTTCCCGCAGAACCCGCCGGCCCGTCAAGGTGCCAAGCTGCCCGTGAAAGCCCCCGGACTAAAAATTTCCGTCGCGGTCATCGCGGAGGCCTAA
- a CDS encoding sulfite reductase subunit alpha encodes MHLEPAPATFSKDNPFPAHLTENRRLNRDGSAKDTRHFVIDLADSGLAYKAGDSLGVFATNRPELVDEVLARLRATGDELVSPAMLKLTTPITLREALFSRLALAGPTKKILETLAAKTPDHTEKEKIAGLLAPEAKEQLAAYLAEREYVDLLAEFPHARVTPQEFVDHLRKLMPRLYSIASSGKVHPTQVHLTVAVVRYETNARQRHGVCSTFLADRVVAGETAVPVFVSLSHFAPPADGTKDVIMVGPGTGVAPFRAFMQERVATGATGRNWLFFGDQRRATDFLYEEEWLAWQQEGKLARLDVAFSRDQAEKIYVQDRMRQNGAELWAWLKAGAHFYVCGDAKRMAKDVDAALHEIIAQHGGMDAAAATEFVKQLKKDHRYMRDVY; translated from the coding sequence ATGCATCTGGAGCCAGCTCCCGCCACGTTCTCCAAAGATAACCCGTTTCCCGCCCACCTGACGGAAAACCGCCGCCTGAATCGCGACGGCTCCGCCAAGGACACGCGGCACTTCGTCATCGACCTCGCCGACAGCGGTTTGGCCTACAAGGCCGGCGACTCGCTCGGGGTGTTTGCGACGAACCGCCCGGAACTCGTCGACGAAGTCCTTGCGCGCCTGCGTGCGACGGGTGACGAGCTGGTCAGCCCCGCGATGCTCAAGCTCACGACGCCGATCACGCTGCGCGAAGCGCTCTTCTCGCGGCTCGCGCTCGCCGGCCCGACAAAGAAAATCCTCGAGACGCTCGCGGCCAAGACACCCGATCACACCGAAAAGGAGAAGATCGCCGGCCTGCTCGCACCCGAGGCGAAGGAGCAGCTCGCCGCCTATCTCGCCGAGCGCGAATACGTGGACCTGCTCGCGGAATTCCCGCACGCGCGCGTCACGCCGCAGGAATTCGTCGATCACCTGCGCAAGCTGATGCCGCGACTCTACTCGATCGCCTCGAGCGGCAAGGTTCACCCGACGCAGGTGCATCTCACCGTCGCCGTCGTGCGCTATGAGACCAACGCCCGCCAGCGCCACGGCGTGTGCTCGACCTTCCTCGCCGATCGCGTCGTCGCGGGCGAGACGGCGGTGCCCGTTTTCGTGTCGCTCTCGCATTTCGCGCCGCCCGCGGATGGCACGAAGGACGTCATCATGGTCGGACCCGGCACCGGCGTGGCGCCGTTCCGCGCGTTCATGCAGGAACGCGTTGCGACCGGCGCGACCGGCCGCAACTGGCTGTTCTTCGGCGATCAGCGCCGCGCGACGGATTTCCTCTACGAGGAGGAGTGGCTCGCCTGGCAACAGGAGGGCAAACTCGCGCGCCTCGACGTCGCCTTTTCGCGCGACCAAGCGGAAAAAATCTACGTGCAGGACCGCATGCGCCAGAACGGCGCCGAGCTGTGGGCGTGGCTGAAAGCCGGCGCGCACTTCTACGTCTGCGGCGACGCCAAGCGCATGGCCAAGGACGTCGACGCCGCGCTCCACGAAATCATCGCGCAACACGGCGGCATGGACGCCGCCGCCGCGACCGAGTTCGTGAAACAGCTCAAGAAGGACCACCGCTACATGCGGGATGTCTATTGA